In the genome of Deltaproteobacteria bacterium CG2_30_66_27, the window TCGACCTCTTCGTCGAACGGTGCCGGATCCTGATGCGCGGGGAGCGGATCGAACCGCGCGTCGTCTCCGCGCACTACTGGATGTCGGGAGTCGCCGCGCGCGAACTCGCCGCCGCGCCGATGATCCTTTGCTACCACACGGTCGAGGCTCGAAAGGTACCGGGGCCGGGCACGGGGGAGAATCCGCTCTCCTCCATCCGCAGGGCGCGGGAGGCGGCGTTGGCGCGGGAAGCGTCCCGCGTCGTCTGCTTCTCGGAGTACGATCTCGCGGAGAGCCGGAGGATCTTCCCGGAACTGTCGGAGAAGGGGGCGGTCATCCCTCCGGGGGTGGACGACCGGTTCCGGCGCCTTCCCCCCCGCGAGGTCGCGCGGTCGTACCTCGGACTTCCCCGGGGAGGAATGATCTTCCTGGTCGCCACCCGGGAGGACGCGGGGAAAAACGCCGACGCGGCCGTCGCCGCGTTTCGCGCGATGCGGGATCGCTGGAAGGGGGCGGCGACCCTCCTCGTGGCGGGACAGGAAGGCCCGGAAGGCGGCCCCGGGGGGGATGTCTTCTTCCTCGGCTCCCTGCCGCACGCGGGCATGCCGATGCTGTTCGCCGCGGTGGACGCCGTCGTCTGCCCGTCCCTGTACGAATCGTTCGGGCTGGTGCCGCTCGAGGCGCTCTCGGGGGGCGTGCCGGTCGTCGTTCCGGAGGGGACGTACTGGGGGGAGCGGGTCCGTACGGAGGGTGGGGGTCTCGTCTACCCGGGGGAGGAGCCGGCCCGGTTTTCCGGTGCGCTCCTCGCGCTCGCGTCGTCTCCGGAATTGCGCGCGCGGCTGTCGCTGGAGGGGGCCGCCGTGGCGGCGCCGTTCACGTGGGAGAAGTGCACGGCGTCCTGGGATGCGCTTCTTGCGTCCTTTTCCACGCCTGAAAGTCCGCGATGATCTCCCCGAGTTCGCGTCGTGCGTCGTCGTCGTTGTGCTGCTCCGGGGGATGCTTCATGAAATAGGCCGACGGGGCGAGCAAGGGGCCCGACAGCCCCATCTCCCTCCCGAGGCGGCAGAACCGGATCGCGTCGATCCCGACGCCCGCGCTGTTCGGCGAGTCGGTGACGGAGAGCCGCAGCTCCAGCTCGATCGGCAACCCTCCGAACCCTTCCCCCTCGATCCGCAGGAAGCAGAGCTTGTTGTCCTTCTGCCAGGGGACGTAGTCGGACGGCCCGATGTGGACGTCGTCGGCGGATACGGTGTGCGACAGGGCGCTGGTCACCGCCTCCGTCTTCGAGATCCGTTTCGATTCGAGGCGGCTCCGGTTCAGCATGTTGAGGAAGTCGGTGTTTCCCCCGGTGTTCAGCTGGTACGTCCGCCGAAGGCGGATCCCGCGGTCCGAGAAAAGGCGGGCCAGCGCCCGGTGGACGATGGTCGCCCCCAGCTGGGACTTGATGTCGTCTCCCACCAGGGGGATCCCCGCCTTCCGGAAGCGGTCGGCCCACGCCGGATCGGAGGCGATGAAGACCGGGATGCAGTTCACGAGGCTCGCCCCCGTCCGGAGGCACGCCTCGGCATAGAAACGGGTCGCCGCCTCCGAGCCGACGGGCAGGTAGTTGACCAGGATCTCGGCGCCGGAATCCCGCAGGACTCTTTCCACGTCGCACGGCGTCCCGGAGGAGGGGAGAAACGTCCGGTCGTCGGGGTATTCGGCCATGTGGGGGGCCACGCCGTCCAGGACGGGTCCCATGCGGACGACGGGTCCGCCGCCGGCCGGCATCCTCTCGACGAACCGCTTCGTGCAGTTGGGGGGCGCGAAGATCGCCTCGGTGACGGGTCGGCCGACCTTCCTGCGGTCGATGTCGAACGCCGCCACGACCTCGATGTCGCCGGGGAGGTAGCCGCCGATGTCGCGGTTCATCAGCCCGGGGATGATCTCGCCGTCGGCGGCGGCGGGCGTTTCCCGGTAGAACTCGATTCCCTGCAGCAGCGCGCTGGCGCAGTTCCCCACCCCGGCCACCGCGACCCGGATCTTACCCATGCTGTTCGCCCCCATCCGGTTTTTTCCCAACCGTGCCCCCGTTCGATTCCGGGTCGATCCTCGCGGTTTCGCGCCCCGTTTCCGCACCTCCGGCGCGGATCCGCAGCGCATGGCCGCATTCCCAGCACCGGGGCGGGATCTCCCGGACGGCCAGGCGCTCCTTCGAGACGAAATTCTGTGCGGAACAGGCGCCGCAATCGACGATCATCACGGGTGATTGTACTCCCGGGCGCTCCCGTTTGACAAAGAAGAAGAGCGCAGCCTATGATGGCGCCATGCAGATCGAAAAGGGGATCGACAAACTCGTAAAAACCATCCGCGTGATGATCCTCGACAAGCCCGGATTCTTCGGCAAGGTGGCGACCGCCATCGGCGTCGCGGGCGGGAACATCGGCGACATCAAGCTGGTCGGGTACGGCCTCGAATACAACACCCGCGACATCACGATCCTGGTCGACGACGACGCGCAGCTCCAGAGGGTTCTCGAGGAGCTGGGCAAGGTCGAGGGCGTCATCATCTCCGACATCATCGACCCCGTGCTCGAGATGCACCGGGGCGGCAAGATCTCCGTCAAGTCCCGCATCCCGCTGGACAGCATCTCCACGATCCGGAAGATCTACACCCCCGGCGTCGCCAAGGTCTGCAAGCTCATTCAGCGGAACCCCGATCTGGCGTACAACTACACGGTCATCCCCAACACGGTCGCGATCGTAACGAACGGCACCGCCATCCTCGGCCTCGGGGACATCGGGGCCGTGGCCGGCATGCCGGTGATGGAGGGGAAGGCGGCGCTGTTCGACGCGCTGGTGGGGATCAACGGCATCCCCATCCTCATCCAGTCGAAAGACACCGAGGAGATCATCCGCACGGTCGCCTCCATCGCCCCCACGTTCGGTGCGATCAAGCTCGAGGACATCAAGGCCCCCGAGTGCTTCGAGATCGAGGACCGCCTGACGGAGATGCTCGACATCCCGGTGCTCCACGACGACCAGCACGGCACGGCCGTCGTTGTCCTGGCCGCGCTGCTGAACGCAAGCAAATACGTCGGGATGCAGGTGAAGAACGAGACGGTCGGGATGGTGGGGCTGGGGGCCGCCGGGATGGGGATCTCGAAGCTCCTGATGGCCTACGGCGTCCGCAAGATGCTCGGCGCCGACATCAACCCCGGCGCGAAGGAGATTTTCGCGAAGGAGGGCGGCAAGCCCGTCACGCTCGAGGAGGTCATGGCGCTGTCCGACATCGTCATCTGCACGACCGGCGTGGCGGGGCTCATCAAGAAGGAGACGATCCGCAAGGGGCAGGTGATCCTCGCGCTGTCGAACCCGAGGTCCGAGATCTCTCCCGAGGACGCACGGGCGGCCGGGGCCTCGTTCGCGGCGGACGGACGGGGGGTCAACAACGCGCTGGCGTTCCCCGGCGTGTTCCGGGGGGCGCTCAACGCGCGGGCCCGCAAGATCAACAACCGGATGAAGATCGCCGCCGCCAAGGTCATCAGCGCATCGGCGTCCGCCGGGGAG includes:
- a CDS encoding NAD-dependent malic enzyme 1, translated to MQIEKGIDKLVKTIRVMILDKPGFFGKVATAIGVAGGNIGDIKLVGYGLEYNTRDITILVDDDAQLQRVLEELGKVEGVIISDIIDPVLEMHRGGKISVKSRIPLDSISTIRKIYTPGVAKVCKLIQRNPDLAYNYTVIPNTVAIVTNGTAILGLGDIGAVAGMPVMEGKAALFDALVGINGIPILIQSKDTEEIIRTVASIAPTFGAIKLEDIKAPECFEIEDRLTEMLDIPVLHDDQHGTAVVVLAALLNASKYVGMQVKNETVGMVGLGAAGMGISKLLMAYGVRKMLGADINPGAKEIFAKEGGKPVTLEEVMALSDIVICTTGVAGLIKKETIRKGQVILALSNPRSEISPEDARAAGASFAADGRGVNNALAFPGVFRGALNARARKINNRMKIAAAKVISASASAGELVPSILDLEMHAKVAEAVERAAFETGVARPRTEEIEET
- a CDS encoding inositol-3-phosphate synthase, producing the protein MGKIRVAVAGVGNCASALLQGIEFYRETPAAADGEIIPGLMNRDIGGYLPGDIEVVAAFDIDRRKVGRPVTEAIFAPPNCTKRFVERMPAGGGPVVRMGPVLDGVAPHMAEYPDDRTFLPSSGTPCDVERVLRDSGAEILVNYLPVGSEAATRFYAEACLRTGASLVNCIPVFIASDPAWADRFRKAGIPLVGDDIKSQLGATIVHRALARLFSDRGIRLRRTYQLNTGGNTDFLNMLNRSRLESKRISKTEAVTSALSHTVSADDVHIGPSDYVPWQKDNKLCFLRIEGEGFGGLPIELELRLSVTDSPNSAGVGIDAIRFCRLGREMGLSGPLLAPSAYFMKHPPEQHNDDDARRELGEIIADFQAWKRTQEAHPRTPCTSPT